In Camarhynchus parvulus chromosome Z, STF_HiC, whole genome shotgun sequence, a genomic segment contains:
- the SPIN1 gene encoding spindlin-1, with protein sequence MKTPFGKSPGQRSRADAGHAGVSASMMKKRTSHKKHRNNVGPSKPISQPRRNIVGCRIQHGWKEGSGPVTQWKGTVLDQVPVNPSLYLIKYDGFDCVYGLELHKDERVSALEVLPDRVASSRISDAHLADTMIGKAVEHMFETEDGSKDEWRGMVLARAPIMNTWFYITYEKDPVLYMYQLLDDYKEGDLRIMPDSNDSPPAEREPGEVVDSLVGKQVEYAKEDGSKRTGMVIHQVEAKPSVYFIKFDDDFHIYVYDLVKTS encoded by the exons GTCATGCAGGAGTGTCTGCCAGCAtgatgaaaaaaagaacatcCCACAA AAAACATAGAAACAATGTGGGACCAAGCAAACCTATTTCTCAGCCACGAAGAAATATTGTAGGCTGCAGGATACAGCACGGATGGAAAGAAGGAAGTGGACCTGTAACACAATGGAAGGGCACAGTTCTTGATCAAGTTCCTGTAAATCCCTCGCTCTATCTCATAAAGTATGATGGATTTGATTGTGTGTATGGACTAGAACTTCACAAAGATGAAAGAGTTTCAGCACTTGAAGTTCTTCCAGACAGAGTTG CTTCGTCTCGAATTAGTGATGCCCACCTGGCAGACACAATGATTGGTAAAGCCGTGGAACATATGTTTGAGACAGAGGATGGCTCAAAAGATGAATGGAGGGGGATGGTTTTGGCTCGAGCTCCTATTATGAACACATGGTTTTATATTACCTACGAAAAAGATCCCGTCTTGTACATGTACCAGCTCTTAGATGATTATAAAGAAGGTGACCTTCGCATTATGCCTGATTCAA ATGATTCACCTCCTGCAGAACGGGAACCAGGTGAAGTTGTGGACAGCCTGGTAGGCAAACAAGTGGAATATGCCAAAGAAGATGGCTCGAAAAGGACTGGCATGGTCATTCATCAAGTTGAAGCCAAACCATCTGTCTATTTCATCAAGTTTGATGATGATTTCCATATTTATGTCTACGATTTGGTGAAGACATCCTAG
- the NXNL2 gene encoding nucleoredoxin-like protein 2 has protein sequence MVDVFSGRLLVSKDGRSVDPEEALQNKVVGLYFSAGWCSPCRDFTPVLCDFYTELLEESEPPAPFEVVFISSDHSAEEMLGYMRAMHGDWLALPFHDPYKHDLKKKYNITAIPKLVIVKQTGEVITDKGRKQIRDKGLSCFRNWLEGADIFQNFSS, from the exons ATGGTGGATGTGTTCAGCGGGCGGCTGCTGGTCAGCAAGGATGGCCGCAGCGTGGACCCCGAAGAGGCCCTGCAGAACAAAGTCGTGGGCTTGTACTTCTCCGCCGGCTGGTGCTCGCCGTGCCGCGACTTCACCCCCGTCCTCTGTGACTTCTACACGGAGCTACTGGAGGAGAGCGAGCCGCCCGCCCCCTTCGAGGTCGTCTTCATCTCCTCCGACCACAGCGCCGAGGAGATGCTGGGCTACATGCGCGCCATGCACGGGGACTGGCTGGCGCTGCCCTTCCACGACCCCTACAAGCA TGATCTGAAGAAGAAATACAACATAACAGCAATTCCTAAACTGGTGATTGTGAAACAAACTGGAGAAGTTATTACTgacaagggaagaaaacagatcAGAGACAAAGGGCTGTCCTGTTTCCGGAACTGGCTTGAGGGTGCAGATatctttcagaatttttctaGCTAA